A genomic region of Trichothermofontia sichuanensis B231 contains the following coding sequences:
- a CDS encoding cobalt-precorrin-8X methylmutase, whose protein sequence is MSEPGSCPPSALIHPILQQSFAQIDREIGPHAFTAEEYAIVQRVIHSTADFEFKDLLRFSPDAIAQGITALRAGVPIVVDVGMVKQGVQGTIARTLGNPLLCAIEPVTQPQPNRTRTETGMLQCWQQYPHAIYVIGNAPTALLALCNQVAQAPQPPALIIGVPVGFVAVLESKAVLRQTPVPKIWTEGRKGGSAVAAAIVNALLLLAIRPECDIAIAEQQPTIEAVERKGI, encoded by the coding sequence ATGTCCGAGCCAGGATCTTGCCCGCCGTCGGCACTCATCCATCCTATTCTCCAGCAAAGTTTTGCCCAAATCGATCGCGAAATCGGGCCACATGCCTTCACGGCTGAGGAGTATGCGATCGTGCAACGGGTGATCCACAGTACCGCTGACTTTGAGTTTAAGGATCTGCTGCGCTTCAGCCCCGATGCGATCGCCCAAGGGATCACAGCACTCCGGGCTGGCGTGCCGATCGTGGTCGATGTCGGCATGGTGAAACAGGGCGTCCAGGGCACGATCGCTCGCACCCTGGGTAACCCCCTCCTCTGTGCCATCGAGCCGGTAACCCAGCCCCAACCTAACCGCACGCGCACGGAAACGGGCATGTTGCAGTGCTGGCAGCAGTATCCCCACGCTATTTACGTCATCGGGAATGCCCCCACCGCTCTCCTTGCCCTGTGCAACCAAGTGGCCCAAGCGCCCCAGCCTCCCGCGTTGATTATTGGTGTGCCCGTTGGCTTTGTGGCAGTGTTGGAATCCAAAGCCGTCCTGCGCCAAACCCCTGTGCCCAAAATTTGGACCGAAGGTCGCAAGGGTGGATCGGCAGTGGCAGCCGCGATCGTGAATGCCCTATTACTATTAGCCATCCGACCAGAATGTGACATCGCGATCGCTGAGCAGCAACCCACCATAGAGGCAGTGGAGCGGAAAGGCATCTGA
- a CDS encoding pyridoxal-phosphate-dependent aminotransferase family protein, which yields MLMIPGPTPVPEKVLLALAKHPIGHRSREFSDLQGEITARLKWLHQTQNDVLILAASGTGAMEAGIINFLSPGDRVLVGCNGKFGERWAAVCQAYSLQVETITAEWGKPLDPQQFQATLEADRDRAIKAVIVTHSETSTGVLNDLAAISQFVKAHEKALLIVDAVTSLGATNVPMDAWGIDVIASGSQKGFMIPPGLGFVAVSPKAWEAYKTATLPRFYLDLGKYRKDAAKNTTPFTPPVNLFFALQVALQMMQAEGLDAIFQRHDRLMRATQAAVQALGLPLFAAPGAGSPAITAVAPTQVEAEQVRATMKKHYDIVLAGGQDHLKGKIFRIGHLGFVAERDILAAIAALEASLVELGYSGFTAGAGVAAAASIFAKG from the coding sequence ATGCTAATGATTCCGGGGCCAACCCCCGTGCCCGAAAAGGTGTTGCTGGCTTTGGCCAAACATCCGATTGGTCACCGCAGCCGTGAGTTTTCCGACTTACAGGGGGAAATTACGGCCCGGTTGAAATGGTTGCATCAGACACAAAATGATGTGCTGATTCTGGCGGCCAGTGGAACCGGCGCAATGGAGGCCGGGATTATTAACTTTCTGAGTCCCGGCGATCGCGTCCTGGTGGGCTGTAACGGCAAATTTGGTGAACGCTGGGCGGCGGTCTGTCAGGCTTACAGTCTTCAGGTGGAAACTATCACCGCTGAGTGGGGTAAACCTCTGGACCCGCAACAGTTTCAGGCAACTCTGGAGGCCGATCGCGATCGCGCCATTAAAGCGGTCATCGTTACCCACAGCGAAACCTCCACGGGCGTTCTCAATGATTTAGCCGCGATTAGCCAATTCGTGAAAGCACACGAAAAAGCTTTGCTGATCGTCGATGCCGTTACCAGCTTGGGGGCAACCAACGTACCGATGGATGCGTGGGGGATTGATGTCATCGCCTCCGGCTCGCAAAAAGGTTTCATGATTCCGCCGGGTCTGGGCTTTGTGGCCGTAAGTCCTAAGGCGTGGGAAGCGTATAAAACGGCGACCCTGCCCCGCTTCTATCTGGATTTGGGAAAATACCGCAAGGATGCGGCTAAGAACACCACCCCCTTTACTCCCCCCGTCAACCTGTTTTTTGCCCTGCAAGTGGCGCTGCAAATGATGCAGGCAGAAGGGCTAGATGCCATCTTCCAACGCCACGATCGCCTGATGCGGGCAACCCAGGCAGCCGTTCAAGCCTTGGGGTTACCCCTATTTGCCGCTCCGGGGGCAGGCAGTCCCGCCATTACGGCAGTAGCTCCCACCCAGGTGGAAGCCGAGCAGGTGCGAGCGACGATGAAAAAGCACTACGACATCGTGCTGGCTGGGGGCCAGGATCACCTCAAGGGCAAGATTTTCCGCATTGGGCATCTGGGCTTTGTCGCTGAGCGGGATATCCTCGCGGCGATCGCTGCCCTAGAGGCCAGCTTGGTCGAGTTGGGCTACAGCGGCTTCACGGCAGGCGCCGGGGTTGCCGCTGCCGCCAGCATTTTTGCGAAGGGGTAG
- the dapF gene encoding diaminopimelate epimerase encodes MLEFSKYHGLGNDFILIDNRATPDPCLTPEQARFLCDRHFGVGADGVIFALPGQGGTDYSMRIFNADGSEPEMCGNGIRCLAKFIATLEGNAAPRAYRIHTLAGVITPKLEADGQVTVDMGEPRLLAGEIPTTLVPADQRVINQSLTVADRAWEVTCVSMGNPHCITFVPDVAAIALETLGPQFEHHPAFPQRTNTEFIEVVRPDYLKMRVWERGAGITLACGTGACAALVAGVITDRCERRATVELPGGPLLIEWSSADQRVYMTGPAEAVFTGQL; translated from the coding sequence GTGCTGGAATTTAGTAAATACCACGGACTCGGCAACGATTTTATCCTGATTGATAATCGGGCCACACCTGACCCCTGCCTCACCCCAGAGCAGGCCAGGTTTTTGTGCGATCGCCATTTCGGCGTGGGAGCCGATGGCGTCATCTTTGCCCTGCCCGGTCAGGGGGGAACGGATTACAGTATGCGCATCTTTAACGCCGATGGCTCGGAGCCGGAGATGTGCGGCAATGGCATCCGCTGTTTGGCCAAGTTTATCGCAACGCTGGAGGGCAATGCTGCCCCCCGTGCCTATCGGATTCACACCCTGGCGGGAGTGATCACGCCCAAACTGGAGGCGGATGGCCAGGTGACGGTGGATATGGGCGAACCGCGCCTACTGGCTGGGGAAATTCCCACGACGCTGGTACCAGCGGATCAACGGGTGATCAATCAATCCCTAACGGTGGCCGATCGCGCTTGGGAAGTGACCTGTGTCAGTATGGGCAATCCCCACTGCATTACCTTTGTCCCGGATGTGGCGGCGATCGCCCTGGAAACCCTCGGTCCCCAGTTTGAACACCACCCGGCTTTCCCCCAACGGACTAATACGGAGTTTATTGAAGTGGTGCGGCCCGATTACCTCAAAATGCGGGTTTGGGAACGGGGAGCCGGGATCACGCTGGCCTGTGGGACGGGGGCCTGTGCGGCGTTGGTTGCCGGGGTGATCACCGATCGCTGCGAGCGACGGGCGACGGTGGAATTGCCGGGGGGACCGTTGCTGATCGAATGGTCCAGTGCGGATCAGCGGGTGTATATGACTGGACCGGCGGAAGCGGTCTTTACGGGACAGCTATGA
- a CDS encoding slr1658 superfamily regulator: MMPPPPAQTFGLSLDSIPASDEYLTLHFSPASPPRRRRWRNYGLSADFLGDYFAAFFPGDQIPDSKINRQDTVKAVVSYIANELMENAVKYSVEGNNHPISITLHLYAHEIIFEVTNYTSTTWAATYQTFIETLLAADLDEFYTHQLEKTATGTGPSQMGLLTIMHDYGAKMGWSLQPLADHLETVKITVIVCLPIPG, from the coding sequence ATGATGCCCCCTCCCCCAGCCCAAACCTTCGGTCTTTCCTTAGACAGCATCCCCGCCAGTGATGAATATTTAACGCTTCACTTTTCCCCCGCCTCGCCGCCTCGCCGTCGCCGATGGCGGAACTATGGCTTGTCTGCTGATTTTCTGGGCGACTATTTCGCCGCATTTTTCCCGGGTGATCAAATCCCGGATAGCAAAATTAATCGCCAGGATACAGTTAAGGCTGTCGTCAGTTATATCGCCAATGAGTTGATGGAAAATGCAGTCAAGTACAGTGTCGAAGGCAACAATCACCCCATTAGCATTACCCTGCATCTATATGCCCATGAGATTATCTTTGAAGTGACTAACTATACAAGTACGACTTGGGCTGCCACCTACCAGACATTTATTGAAACATTACTAGCGGCTGATTTGGATGAATTTTATACCCACCAACTGGAGAAAACGGCAACGGGGACAGGGCCGTCGCAAATGGGGTTGCTGACGATTATGCATGACTATGGTGCGAAGATGGGCTGGTCCTTGCAGCCGCTGGCTGATCACCTAGAAACCGTCAAAATTACGGTGATAGTCTGCTTGCCCATTCCCGGTTAG
- a CDS encoding AI-2E family transporter → MDDAPKPLADELLTDAPNDARNLQTGEPVWAKIKTNSLVRFLLFFAAGWAGVTLLQYFQTVIFTFTIAAILAFLLNYPVHYLKQFTGRGFALGVVIITSLLVVLSLASVLLLTVVNQIQRLMESIQFAVRADQNLLGVVEGWLGRLNIQIDLQTIGRIVENALNFSIAFISGSLAALPNTFFTVIIILVVTFFMLIDGENLWHFGLGLIPERNRDRFALAMKTSFLGFFQGQLLLGLFLSLSTLIVFSLLRIPFALPLAIIVGILDTIPGIGATLGVIVISLISLVQGGWLNALTVVAVSILLQQIQDNLIAPRVMQHTVNLNPVIVFFSLMVGARIAGLLGIFLSVPIAGTIVSLLEIEAMQSRKE, encoded by the coding sequence ATGGATGATGCCCCCAAGCCGCTAGCAGATGAATTGTTGACGGATGCCCCCAACGATGCGCGTAATCTGCAGACGGGGGAACCAGTCTGGGCTAAGATTAAAACCAACAGTTTGGTGCGGTTTTTATTATTTTTTGCCGCTGGTTGGGCGGGGGTAACCCTCCTGCAATACTTCCAAACTGTGATTTTTACCTTTACGATCGCAGCGATCTTGGCTTTTTTATTGAACTATCCTGTGCATTACCTCAAGCAATTTACAGGACGAGGGTTTGCGTTGGGAGTGGTCATTATTACCAGTTTGTTGGTTGTTCTGAGTCTCGCCTCGGTGTTGCTGCTAACCGTGGTCAACCAGATCCAACGGCTGATGGAAAGTATTCAATTTGCAGTCAGGGCGGATCAGAATCTCTTGGGTGTGGTGGAAGGGTGGCTGGGGCGGCTCAATATCCAGATTGATCTGCAAACCATTGGTCGTATTGTCGAAAACGCCCTGAACTTTTCGATCGCGTTCATTTCAGGATCATTGGCAGCTTTGCCCAATACTTTCTTCACCGTCATCATCATCTTGGTAGTGACGTTCTTTATGCTCATTGATGGAGAAAATCTTTGGCATTTTGGCTTAGGTCTGATACCTGAGCGCAACCGCGATCGCTTTGCCCTTGCGATGAAAACCAGCTTCCTGGGTTTTTTTCAAGGACAGTTACTATTAGGTCTATTTCTGAGCTTATCGACCCTGATCGTATTCTCACTATTACGTATTCCCTTCGCCCTTCCCCTAGCGATTATTGTCGGGATTCTGGATACCATCCCAGGGATCGGAGCCACTCTGGGAGTCATTGTGATTAGCCTGATTTCCCTAGTTCAAGGGGGCTGGTTAAATGCCCTCACCGTTGTTGCGGTGAGTATCTTACTCCAGCAAATCCAGGATAATCTCATTGCGCCACGGGTCATGCAGCATACGGTCAACCTCAATCCCGTCATCGTTTTCTTTTCCCTGATGGTAGGTGCCCGCATTGCCGGTCTTCTAGGGATTTTCCTATCCGTCCCCATTGCTGGCACGATCGTGAGCTTGCTGGAAATCGAAGCCATGCAATCGCGTAAGGAATAA
- a CDS encoding cation:proton antiporter domain-containing protein gives MQEDLRLIVDLVSVLAAAAAGGILASLLRQPVLLGYLLAGMIVGPAGFGLIKELVQVETLAQLGVAFLLFALGVEFSLGQLRKVQGISLGGGSLQIVLTIAVTTLVALLVGWVDSPTQGVFLGAILSLSSTAVVLKCLTERNETETLHGQVMLGILVVQDMALGLMLAVLPALDQPPEVLGWAIASALLKIGLFAAGAIVAGIWLIPHFLRLLARTESRELFLLGVVALCLGIALLTEQLGLSIEMGAFVAGLMISLDTDYADQTLSYVEPLRDIFASLFFAAIGMLIDPVFLWQHWEVILGLVALVLLGKLLIVMPLVALFGYTTRTALITGLGLAQIGEFSFVLASEGQTLGLVSRPVYLLLLGTTAVTLVVTPFMLRLAPQLFQWLEAVPCIGQFFNPSEAPLVVAEALPLGQHVVVCGYGRMGRNVVRLLQEHQYPVVVIDQSEAAMQQLREAGIPYIYGNAASLHVLEAAGVSRARGMAIAIADPVATRLCLRRALELAPELDVVVRAHQDQEIELLYQLGACEVVQPEFEASLELSTHLLLGMGLPLGTVHQEVQQIRSSHYQSFYPEQSDRQVRQNLQAITQEMPSHWYTLPSDSLLVSMTLEETDLRRLTGASLLRIQRASGDTINYPDAHTVLEAGDRLLVVATPEEFAALQDLAEGRAIVPGNDQCCQWVRVMANSLVVGQSLAELDLRRRLGVMVRAIRREGKFMRQPDGSADLQANDRLLLCGSRDQLQQAEAWFTPLVLSNLPELGKIPLLTLESVLPEPK, from the coding sequence GTGCAAGAAGACCTGCGGCTGATTGTTGATCTGGTATCGGTGTTGGCAGCAGCAGCAGCGGGAGGCATTTTGGCATCCTTGCTGCGGCAACCGGTGCTACTGGGCTACCTCCTGGCGGGCATGATTGTCGGACCAGCCGGATTCGGGTTAATCAAGGAACTCGTACAAGTTGAGACCCTAGCTCAATTGGGGGTAGCGTTCCTGCTCTTTGCCCTGGGGGTGGAGTTTTCTCTAGGGCAGTTGCGCAAGGTACAAGGCATTAGCCTGGGCGGTGGGAGTTTGCAAATTGTGCTGACGATCGCCGTCACGACCCTGGTGGCGCTGTTGGTGGGCTGGGTCGATTCCCCGACGCAGGGGGTCTTTCTGGGGGCGATTTTGTCCCTCTCCTCCACCGCCGTTGTGCTCAAGTGTTTGACGGAACGCAACGAAACTGAGACCCTCCACGGCCAGGTGATGCTGGGCATCCTGGTGGTTCAGGATATGGCGCTGGGTCTGATGTTGGCTGTATTACCGGCACTGGACCAACCGCCAGAAGTGCTGGGATGGGCCATTGCTAGTGCGCTCTTGAAGATTGGCCTCTTTGCCGCCGGGGCGATCGTGGCCGGCATTTGGCTGATCCCCCATTTTTTACGGCTCTTGGCACGGACAGAAAGTCGGGAACTTTTCCTACTGGGGGTGGTGGCCCTGTGTTTGGGGATTGCCCTGCTGACGGAACAATTGGGGCTGTCGATCGAAATGGGGGCATTCGTGGCCGGGTTGATGATCTCCCTGGATACGGACTACGCGGATCAAACCCTGTCCTATGTCGAACCCCTGCGGGATATTTTTGCTAGCCTCTTTTTCGCTGCGATCGGCATGTTAATTGATCCCGTTTTCCTCTGGCAGCACTGGGAAGTGATTCTGGGGTTGGTGGCCTTGGTCCTGCTGGGCAAACTCCTGATTGTCATGCCCCTCGTAGCCCTATTTGGCTACACCACGCGCACAGCGTTGATTACCGGCTTAGGGCTGGCCCAGATTGGGGAATTTTCCTTTGTGCTGGCCAGCGAGGGGCAAACCCTGGGGTTGGTGTCCCGTCCAGTTTACCTCTTGCTTCTGGGCACCACGGCGGTCACCTTGGTCGTTACGCCTTTCATGTTGCGTTTAGCCCCGCAGCTATTCCAGTGGTTAGAGGCCGTACCCTGTATCGGTCAATTCTTTAACCCGTCGGAAGCTCCCCTGGTGGTAGCAGAGGCGTTGCCGCTCGGACAGCATGTGGTGGTCTGTGGCTACGGGCGCATGGGCCGGAATGTGGTGCGGCTGTTGCAGGAACACCAATATCCGGTGGTGGTGATTGACCAGTCGGAGGCAGCAATGCAGCAACTCCGGGAGGCGGGCATTCCCTATATCTATGGTAATGCTGCCAGTCTGCATGTGTTGGAAGCCGCCGGGGTGAGCCGTGCCCGGGGGATGGCGATCGCGATTGCGGACCCGGTTGCCACGCGGCTCTGTCTGCGGCGAGCGTTGGAACTGGCACCAGAATTAGATGTGGTCGTGCGGGCGCACCAGGATCAGGAAATCGAATTACTTTACCAACTGGGGGCTTGTGAGGTCGTCCAGCCGGAATTTGAGGCTAGCTTGGAACTGTCTACCCACCTGCTCCTGGGTATGGGGCTACCGCTGGGGACAGTTCACCAAGAGGTGCAGCAGATTCGCAGCAGCCACTATCAATCCTTTTACCCGGAACAGTCCGATCGCCAGGTTCGGCAAAATCTCCAGGCCATCACCCAAGAAATGCCCAGCCATTGGTATACCTTACCCAGTGATTCCCTGCTGGTGAGTATGACCCTGGAGGAAACGGACCTGCGGCGACTCACCGGGGCCAGCCTGCTGCGGATTCAGCGGGCCAGTGGCGACACCATTAACTATCCCGATGCCCATACTGTTCTGGAGGCTGGCGATCGACTGCTGGTGGTCGCCACCCCAGAGGAGTTTGCCGCGTTACAGGATTTGGCCGAAGGGCGGGCGATCGTTCCTGGCAATGATCAATGCTGCCAATGGGTACGGGTGATGGCCAACAGTTTAGTGGTGGGCCAAAGCTTGGCAGAACTGGATCTCCGGCGACGCTTGGGGGTTATGGTGCGGGCGATTCGACGCGAAGGTAAATTTATGCGCCAACCGGATGGCAGTGCAGACCTGCAAGCGAACGATCGACTGTTGCTATGCGGTAGCCGCGATCAGCTTCAGCAGGCGGAGGCTTGGTTTACCCCGCTCGTCTTGTCTAACCTGCCGGAACTGGGGAAAATTCCCCTGCTAACGCTGGAATCAGTTCTCCCAGAGCCAAAGTAG
- a CDS encoding tetratricopeptide repeat protein: MTTPTDATPLPDRYRALIAAIVTLTLKGQIRSKEQVYQKLHEAVAIGTGEIFERCLEAEVSQTQHLADTETDELKQAKATRQLRALKTIQGEWERWQAQNRVQTVLASATAKILAAAERDRLQTILQVIDPNQTQPLTTDQMRQLAQQLQAAPDADIQILATAIARGLADWETLEPHLVSWLYEQSHNILGFGGTTEQRGPWALWAKHTQQPWLRSLLTTLAQDRPLADFLATSGDLTAADWLALTITLQWLQRGLVRWFDRQPYDPKLGKQLSIATFLTFAVLWGQLANTVDRAAIASTVRPSILANACFQVMLQVLRAFAQQPYFPLYGGIFALFSTARLQDTLDYLDVPLRQAAGTQEKARILTLLGDSQRVLGNWEVAVAFHEEALTIARSANDRACEIANLNHLSRTYAAQSNYAAAIDQSQRALLLARQVGDRVGEANALANLGYSQVLAAQQENADRETYETAIGYLEQGVQLAARQGDVPSLTLCHHSLGIAYLVLQNPQAAIDQLERGLQTARSVGDLHLQALNFAYLAEAHYSLQNLEAAIAFGGLGLYLLEQMGAVAWRRVAGLLTIIQGQLGGNTFWQQVAQVRSQIIPVIGVDGYDHLPQLLSEYQRSL, from the coding sequence ATGACGACGCCAACGGACGCCACGCCCCTACCCGATCGCTACCGTGCCCTGATTGCGGCGATCGTAACGTTAACCCTCAAGGGCCAGATCCGCTCGAAGGAGCAGGTCTACCAGAAGTTGCATGAAGCTGTGGCGATCGGGACGGGGGAGATCTTTGAGCGCTGTCTGGAGGCGGAGGTCAGTCAAACCCAACACCTTGCTGATACGGAAACGGACGAATTAAAGCAGGCCAAAGCTACCCGGCAGTTACGGGCGTTGAAAACCATTCAGGGAGAATGGGAGCGCTGGCAGGCCCAGAATCGGGTACAGACAGTCTTAGCCAGTGCAACGGCAAAAATCCTGGCGGCGGCTGAGCGCGATCGCCTCCAGACTATCCTCCAGGTGATTGATCCCAACCAGACCCAACCCCTGACCACGGACCAGATGCGTCAGTTGGCCCAGCAATTGCAGGCGGCTCCCGATGCAGACATCCAGATCCTCGCCACGGCGATCGCACGGGGATTGGCGGACTGGGAAACCCTAGAACCCCATCTGGTGAGTTGGCTCTATGAACAAAGTCACAATATCTTAGGATTTGGGGGAACGACCGAACAGCGGGGTCCCTGGGCACTGTGGGCTAAGCACACCCAACAGCCCTGGTTACGATCGCTCCTGACCACCCTGGCCCAGGATCGGCCTCTAGCGGATTTTCTGGCAACTTCAGGCGATCTCACGGCGGCGGATTGGCTGGCGCTGACGATCACGCTGCAATGGTTGCAACGGGGCCTAGTGCGCTGGTTCGATCGTCAACCCTATGATCCCAAGCTGGGGAAGCAGTTGTCGATCGCCACCTTTTTAACCTTTGCCGTCCTCTGGGGCCAGTTGGCGAATACGGTAGATCGGGCGGCGATCGCGTCAACGGTGCGGCCATCCATCCTGGCAAATGCCTGCTTTCAGGTTATGCTTCAGGTCCTGCGGGCCTTTGCCCAACAACCCTACTTTCCACTCTATGGCGGTATTTTTGCCCTGTTTTCCACCGCCCGGTTACAGGATACGCTGGATTACCTGGATGTGCCCCTGCGACAAGCCGCCGGGACCCAGGAAAAGGCCCGGATCTTGACGCTGCTGGGGGATTCGCAACGGGTGTTAGGCAATTGGGAAGTGGCGGTGGCGTTCCATGAGGAGGCATTGACGATCGCGCGATCGGCGAACGATCGGGCCTGTGAGATTGCCAATCTTAACCACCTCAGTCGCACCTATGCCGCCCAGTCGAATTATGCCGCCGCGATCGACCAGAGTCAGCGGGCGTTGCTCCTGGCGCGTCAGGTGGGCGATCGGGTGGGGGAGGCCAATGCCCTTGCGAATCTCGGCTACAGCCAGGTGTTGGCAGCGCAGCAGGAGAATGCCGACCGCGAAACCTACGAAACGGCCATCGGGTATCTGGAGCAGGGGGTGCAGTTGGCGGCGCGGCAGGGGGACGTCCCCAGTTTGACCCTGTGTCACCATAGTCTGGGAATTGCCTATCTGGTATTGCAAAATCCCCAGGCAGCGATCGACCAGTTGGAGCGGGGGTTACAAACGGCCCGCTCTGTCGGCGATCTGCACCTGCAAGCCTTGAATTTTGCCTATCTGGCCGAAGCCCACTACAGTCTGCAAAATCTGGAGGCCGCGATCGCCTTCGGTGGTTTGGGGCTTTACCTGCTAGAACAAATGGGTGCCGTGGCATGGCGGCGTGTGGCAGGATTGCTCACGATTATTCAGGGCCAACTCGGCGGCAATACCTTCTGGCAACAGGTTGCCCAAGTGCGATCGCAAATCATCCCAGTGATCGGTGTGGATGGGTATGACCACTTGCCTCAGTTATTGAGCGAGTACCAGCGATCGTTGTAA
- a CDS encoding Hfq-related RNA-binding protein has translation MTEFDTNLPSIRQLQTFVKEKKEVEIKLVTDDLLVGHVFWQDSQCVCLKDQYGQEVIIWRQALVYLKPKP, from the coding sequence ATGACTGAATTCGACACAAACTTGCCGAGCATCCGCCAACTCCAGACCTTTGTCAAAGAAAAAAAAGAGGTGGAGATTAAACTGGTCACTGATGACCTCCTAGTGGGTCATGTTTTTTGGCAGGATTCCCAATGTGTTTGCCTGAAGGATCAATACGGCCAGGAGGTGATCATCTGGCGGCAGGCCCTGGTTTACCTCAAACCCAAACCCTGA
- a CDS encoding slr1659 superfamily regulator, with protein sequence MEIKTNDYAVWYEPETSTVFFRGFLRLEGMEEYRPIMDLLLGVLAQSPTLIINLRELEFLNSSGISMLSMFVVKVRQKGDAVLVFQGSDQVLWQAKSLKNLQRLMPSLQLEFS encoded by the coding sequence GTGGAAATTAAAACAAACGATTATGCCGTTTGGTATGAGCCGGAAACTTCCACGGTCTTTTTCCGAGGATTTCTTCGTTTGGAGGGGATGGAGGAATATCGACCGATCATGGATCTCCTCCTGGGCGTGCTGGCCCAATCCCCCACATTGATCATTAACCTGCGCGAGTTGGAGTTCCTCAATAGCTCCGGCATCAGTATGTTGTCAATGTTTGTGGTAAAGGTTCGCCAGAAGGGCGATGCAGTCTTGGTGTTTCAGGGATCCGATCAGGTCCTCTGGCAGGCCAAATCGCTCAAGAATCTCCAGCGATTGATGCCTTCCCTTCAGCTAGAGTTTAGTTAG
- a CDS encoding DUF4327 family protein gives MTHLVAHPMVKLQRKVKSLVDSQVLKPSDSIWKIAFLYGDDWSFWKKELEEFDFTMQDPVSDLLSVESWEEDD, from the coding sequence ATGACCCACCTGGTTGCTCACCCGATGGTCAAGCTGCAACGCAAAGTTAAATCTCTAGTTGATTCACAGGTTCTTAAGCCGAGTGATAGCATTTGGAAGATTGCTTTCCTTTATGGGGACGATTGGTCGTTTTGGAAAAAAGAATTGGAGGAATTCGATTTCACGATGCAAGATCCCGTCAGTGACCTGCTGTCGGTTGAAAGTTGGGAAGAAGACGACTAA
- a CDS encoding coiled-coil domain-containing protein, translating into MSELEYSPSSPTPPTAAFTPAQLPASWPGDTLSAAVAGQPVSQATASVASSAESRRIAALELALDEAMIVLRQLRSQLKDQQILEGQLARLEDFSNMQHQAIGELKHQLTQILSLGLGSDRLLQQARVAITELDAQGLTAQPLNSTRPRLTATPGVVAAWGAAESATTIATLQRALATAHQQIHTLETQIARQTVTQATLQQAHQELEQERDQQGKRLQSLEQQQAEMQEQILKQMRQAQEYEAAIQHWQTRCLEGQQQAKELEPLLQQLAAQLSASQASLDMANLKAIVTDAQTTIAHLQTRLAQVLASLTPAALPPLAAGDGKRGLAAAAIAPKSVKVDLPNFLSRRP; encoded by the coding sequence GTGTCAGAACTCGAATATTCCCCGTCCTCACCCACTCCCCCCACGGCTGCGTTCACGCCTGCCCAATTACCCGCCAGTTGGCCAGGGGATACTCTGTCAGCGGCGGTAGCCGGTCAGCCTGTGAGTCAGGCCACTGCTTCCGTAGCGTCTTCGGCGGAAAGTCGTCGGATTGCGGCTCTGGAGTTAGCGCTGGACGAGGCAATGATCGTTTTGCGACAGTTGCGCAGTCAACTCAAGGATCAACAGATCCTAGAGGGTCAACTGGCACGACTTGAAGATTTTTCCAATATGCAACACCAAGCGATCGGGGAATTGAAACACCAACTCACGCAAATTCTGTCCCTCGGTCTTGGCAGTGATCGCCTGTTGCAGCAAGCCCGAGTAGCGATTACCGAATTAGATGCCCAGGGATTAACGGCCCAACCCCTTAACAGCACAAGACCTCGGCTCACGGCTACGCCAGGGGTGGTTGCGGCCTGGGGGGCAGCGGAGTCAGCGACCACGATCGCCACGCTCCAACGGGCACTAGCGACGGCCCACCAGCAGATCCATACCCTAGAAACCCAAATTGCCCGCCAAACCGTGACCCAGGCCACCTTGCAGCAAGCCCATCAAGAGTTAGAACAGGAACGCGATCAGCAGGGGAAACGGCTCCAGTCCTTAGAACAGCAGCAGGCGGAAATGCAGGAGCAAATCCTGAAGCAAATGCGACAGGCCCAAGAGTACGAAGCCGCCATCCAGCACTGGCAAACCCGCTGTCTGGAAGGCCAGCAACAGGCCAAAGAGCTTGAACCGCTGCTGCAACAGTTGGCAGCCCAACTCAGCGCTTCTCAGGCAAGTCTCGATATGGCGAATCTCAAGGCGATCGTGACCGATGCCCAAACGACGATCGCCCACCTCCAAACCCGCTTGGCCCAAGTGTTAGCCAGCCTGACTCCCGCAGCGCTGCCTCCCTTGGCGGCGGGCGATGGGAAACGCGGATTGGCGGCGGCGGCGATCGCCCCCAAATCCGTGAAAGTCGATTTGCCTAATTTTCTTAGCCGTCGCCCCTAG